In Bacteroidota bacterium, the sequence ATTTTGATGCCAATCTTCCTGCCTGGTGGAAACGCAATGGAATGACCATCGAGCAACTTCTGCCACAGGCATTGAGCGACTATGCCAATCTTTCGTCCGAATGTGCAAAGTTTGACAGCGACTTAATGACTGACCTTGAAAATGTTGGCGGCTCAAAATATGCTGCAATGACTTCACTGGTCTATCGCCAGTGTCTGGCTGCACACAAACTGGTTGCTGATGCCAATGGGAAACCCCTTATTTTTTCCAAGGAAAATTTCAGTAATGGTTGCATGGGCACTGTAGATGTTATTTATCCGGCATCTCCGTTTTTCTTTTTGTTTAGTCCTGAACTTTCCAAGGCCATGCTTCAGCCGATATTTGATTATGCCGCATCGTCCCGCTGGAAATTTCCGTTTGCCCCACACGATTTAGGAACTTATCCTCTTGCTCTGGGACAGGTATATGGCGGTGGAGAAAGAACCGAAGACAATCAGATGCCTGTGGAAGAAACAGGGAATATGGTCATCATGACGGCTGCTTTGGCAAAGATGGAAGGGAATGCCTCATTTGCAAAAGCCAATTGGCCTGTACTGGAAAAATGGTGCGAATATCTTCTCTCTAAGGGATTTGATCCTGAAAACCAATTGTGTACAGATGATTTTGCTGGACATCTTGCACATAACATAAATCTTTCTGCTAAAGCAATTGTGGCCTTAGGCAGCTATTCAATGCTTTGCGAAATGACCGGTAAAAAAGCCAAAGCTAAACAAGTACGCAAAAAAGCTGAGGAAATGGTAAAGGAATGGATTAAGCTGGCTGATGACGGTGATCATACACGGTTGGCTTTTGATCTTCCCGGTTCCTGGAGTCAAAAATACAAC encodes:
- a CDS encoding DUF4965 domain-containing protein yields the protein DWGYAYVAVPGNQKAKVLVSDRDGLFRSFISNGTLPESSNMSQPRKVNDGWVSMGTSWDLGKVGANGAKSLAMIAYDDIYSIRYFDANLPAWWKRNGMTIEQLLPQALSDYANLSSECAKFDSDLMTDLENVGGSKYAAMTSLVYRQCLAAHKLVADANGKPLIFSKENFSNGCMGTVDVIYPASPFFFLFSPELSKAMLQPIFDYAASSRWKFPFAPHDLGTYPLALGQVYGGGERTEDNQMPVEETGNMVIMTAALAKMEGNASFAKANWPVLEKWCEYLLSKGFDPENQLCTDDFAGHLAHNINLSAKAIVALGSYSMLCEMTGKKAKAKQVRKKAEEMVKEWIKLADDGDHTRLAFDLPGSWSQKYNIVWDKILGLNLFPNEEIQREIQFYKTKEAEFGLPLDSRQRYTKNDWITWTATLADSKEDFQHLFNPVYDYANNTPQRVPVSDWYITDNAYMVGFQARSVVGGFFIKMLSDKDVWNKWVSKGTNTTGPWAPLK